From the Coffea eugenioides isolate CCC68of chromosome 1, Ceug_1.0, whole genome shotgun sequence genome, the window CCTCCTCTATTGTTTCTTCAGAAAAAGTTTACTCCAAAAAGCATGGACTCAAAAGGGATGGGCCAATAATGGACGGTGGACCAAACCCATCTTGGTCGTGTCCACCCCAGCGAAGCACCAGGTGATGTCGTACAGACAAATTGGTGCTACGACGGTTGGCTCGTGACACCTGAAATTCTTGCTGTAGTTCTTTATCTCTTCCAACAAATTTCTACTAAACACAGCTCATTGAGACATGTAGAGGACGATTTCACACGtaatttgtttaaaaaatattttgttttgAGATAGTATACGTGGATTTTCAAGATTGTGATTGAAGCAACAAATGTGCTGTCTTATTTTAAGATAAATAGTAACACGaccatactcaaaaaataaagggttattatcactttacctccTTAACGTTCGGTGccactatcaatttcccccttaacgttctcttttagtcattttaccctcaagactaacggtcaaatttaacggagtttgttaattaaagtaaaaGTACAAGTTTAGCCCTTAaagttattatcattttacccTTATAAATTATAGTCTCAATATCAATTTACcccatagagttattttttagacaatttatccgaccattaaaccaacttaacaagttaaaaactttagaagaaagtaCCATCCTCTTTgtataacaaaaataataaaaatttggagtcgctcttctcctttttagtatTAAGAAAAATGTCAAagtattaatttctttttttttgacaatcttattaatattaaaaaaatagaaagatcgGAAGAGGGAGGGTGaagaggagagagagatagcgagagagagagctcaattctcttttttagaaaatacaaataagaaagaattaaatacttttattattttaaaattatttcattttactgTTTACCACCAGATTTCAATCCTGATCTCAACAATTCATAAAttaatacgataatgttagactttttttttctttgcaaaatctaattttctatcTCATTCTTtcctatttctttttcttttcatagtatcaataagtgtgaaaaaataaatttgagaaaacccttttatttttatatttttggatctcttaaagtgaaaaaaaagaagaatcatcattctaaattttttatttttaaatatatatataagggtaaatatatttaaattttttttaccatagtagttagattaacgatgaagcaaaatgccaagaaaataatgttaggaattaaaTCGATTATATTACTATAATTAAAAGGAATAGAGTAATAATAACAGTGTGGTAATGCTAtagaataaaagggtatttttgtccaaaatttcttaacatgttgagttgaattacttatagGGGTGAAGTGACTAAAAAATAACGTTAGGGGATAAAAAatgatagtagtgatatagtttaaggggataaagtgataataacccaaaaataaaaataaaaagcatATAATTTTGGAAGTAGTAGTTATGTTCTTTAATGATGTGGTTAACCTTCAATTCAAGAGCAGAGACGATAGGCCATTCAACGCCTTGAAATCATTGAATTAAGAAGCAAAAAGAACACaaataattaataaacaaaCACGTGTAGAGGAAAACGTGCCCCGTTTGTTCTCCACAAATTCCCCGAGTACGCCTTGCAAGTAGATGTGGTAACTAAGGCAAAATTATTTGGACAGCAAGTATATACTACTATATTATGCCTTGCAATTATACACCATGTCTTGCACAAATCAAAGGAGGTCATAGCAAATCGTTAGCTTCTAGCTAATAGAATTATACTCGTATTCTTATACGACTAAGACTTTATAATAGTGAACGAGCATGacaaaaaagaaatattgtgaAATGAATCAATAAGCAGTGACCATAGGGGAAGCGGTAAAAGTATATatggaagaaaagaagaaaacaacaaCAATGTACAATATTCTCAAGCCGCCAATTGACAAACTTGATGCGACTGCACGGTGAAATGCAATTCTCGAATGGAAATTGAGACAAGCAAATCCTCCACCCCTCCAAGAAAAAAAAGGTGCTCATTTTCTTGTGGCCATGGCCATGGATGATTAAGTAGTATATCATACAGAATGTCGCACTCAGATGGTGATGGTGCTTATAAAGGGGGTCGCGAGGCGCGGGTAGTTATGATACATGTCTGTCATATATACTATAGCACTAGTCATTATAAGTTATAGGCTTCTCTtgtgctgctgctgctgctgccgcCTGGTTGTAGTACTGGGATCCTCTTTCGGATTGATCCTCTGTTATTAGTCAATAGATAGACATCAGGCCATGGGTTTTAGGAGCGACCTATTGATATGCACGACCTTGGAATGTGAAACCAAGGAAGAAATGCTGGCTGCCATTCACAGAGCAAAGGAAGAAGGAGCAAACCTTGTGGAACTCTGCATCGACTCCATGTCCTTCTCTCACATTTCGGAGGTGGAAGGCCTTTTGAGACAGAGAACTTTACCTTCCATTGTGTCTTTCAGGTACCCTCCCTCTTTCTTTCCCCTGATATCTATCTATACCTATTACCTACCTCTTCCTCCACAACTTTCTACTCACCACCCAACATTGCCCTCTCATTCCCAAGGATGCAAGGTTGGTATGAAACAGGGTTGTTACTTTCCCTGCTTATATCTTAGCATCTTGATGCATGATTAACAtaaataatagtttttttttttaattcttcacCTCATGTGTACCTATTACCTAATAGGTATTCGTTAACTCCTATTTTCATAATGCTCTTCATCATTTTCTCTTTCAGTTAGCGAGAAATTTCTTCTATAGTAGCATAATGAGTTCGACTTTCATAATTTGCTATTGCAACAATACATTCCCCTCTTCTTCTTCAGATATTGACTTCACGCATCCCCAGGAAggaggggaggggggggggaagaaaagggaaattagAAGTAGCTGGTTTGGTAATGTCTATGTAATAAAACAAGAACAGGTGAACCATGAAGATAGTATACAGGAGTTCCTGTTTCTGTGGGCACGAGGAGGAGACAAAACAGCTGTTTCTCTCTTTAAGAATAACACTTTTCTGAGCAAGCATTACTTTTACATGTGTATATTTGCTAGGACTTAAGTGTGCAGCTGCACCACAGATGATGACGTTGTACATTGAATGGTTGGTAAAATAAGTCATATAAGACGACAGTGGAGGGGGTGGTAGGTAGGTGGAGTATAATGATGAAATAATGTCGACCATGCCAAGGCCGTGGGAGGTGGGGTACGCATGACAGAGTAAATAAATTCTCAAATAATATGCATTCAAATACTACTATTTAAAAACAGCTTTCAAATAATGATGAGGAGGGTTCTAGAATAATGcattcaatcatctttttttaAACAATGCATGCTTTTAGTGATGtgttgcttttttctttttttcttttttaaagaataaaatgtctagacaaataaaaaagaatgcattctgtgaaagAATGATGCTCGGAATTTACATGTGAACAATATGATGAGTCTTGGCTCCGTTTTGATTGATTAACTGATGTACGGAACATAAAAGTGATGGAGGCTTTGAAAAATCAACCCTATCGTTTGGCTCTCTGATTATTATTATGTTCAAGCGATTTAGCAAGTAGTTCAATCACCAATTGCAGTATTGTATTGACATGTTTTAAATGATGATGATGGGTAGCTGGCGGAAATGGGTCTATTCTTTCTTAGTGACAATTATTAATGATCCATCAGGCTAATATTATGACTTTGTTGGGGCTATACTAtatcaaatttagtatttaataataatttgatgaatTAAATtacttcaaattttaattttatcaaaaatacTCTAATTCTAATACATTTTAGCGTAAATTATTAAATGAATAAGTTATCACttattatttagaataaatttTACCTACAAAATTTATTGCTATTCAATTAATTCACATATTTGGTTATTAAATGTGTTCAAGATCTAAACCATCAAATTTAGGCGTTAAATTGAGTTATTAAACGGAATTTTAATCTCATGCTGGAAGAAGACTTGTACTAACATTTTGGAATCGTGTTAGATTTGGAAGTAGGGAATGGGATGGTAAAGAGATTTGTTGGGTCCAATTCACATTTTCATCTCGGTTTGCTGGGCGATCGTATCAATCATTAGTTTGTCGTTGCAGCCCAAAACCTAccaataacaatttttttttaaaaaaagaatgaatgaatgaaaggggaaaaaaaaagaacagagaGATCTGAGGTTGCAAATCACGAGACAGTGAAAAATATAAGCTGTATAATCTTGTAGGGTGTTCGAACGGAGATCATCTTTAAGAAAGAAAAGGTAGTGATGACGATGGCGGTCTATATGCAGGTCGAATTTTCGCAGGGGAAGAGGGTGTTCATCAAAGAAGACAGGCTTGCAAGTTCTGAGGCTTGCCGTGGAATTGGACGTCGAATTCGTCCGAGTGGAATTCGAGGTTAGTGACTCGCTTACAGTTAGTATTTATATGGGAGTAATATGCTATGCTTCCCAATTCTTTATTTGTTCTTTGGCATTTTTTTTATTCCAGAAGTAGAATTTAGTATCCGCTTGACCTTACCGCAAATGAGACATGCATATGGAATTCTTTTCAGATGGCTAAGGAAGAGGTTATTACTGAGCTAATGAGCAGACGATCAAATAGCAAGATAATTATCTCAAACTACATCAACAATGGTGGCGGCGGCGGTACTCTTTGCAAAGAGAAGCTTGGGAACATTGCCATACTTCTGCAATCTACGGGGGCAGATGTCATCCAACTTGTGGTTGATGTGGCTTATATTACTGACGTCGCTCCACTTTTCCATTTGCTTGCCCATTCTCAGGTATTTTGCGTCCTTTTTCATCTCGAAATCATTTCGATATTTTTCACCCCGATAATCAGTATTATTCAGGCTACTTGCTCCGACGATCCTCCTTCTTATATCATAATGTACAAGCCACAGACAACCACTTTTGCCTCATTTTTGAAGGGTTTTATTCCCGAAACTAATGCATGAGCACTAATGAGTTTTGTGTTAAATCAATTTAAGTATTTGATCAAATTCTCAATTTATGGAAGTTGCAATCTGTGTTGAAAAGTTGCTATCTTTGCCTCATTTTGTGGAAATCATTTATTGATTTTACGATAACTTTCCATCTTTATTTGGTTTTTGGTATTACTTTCAAGGCAAAAAGTACTTTTTTTTACCAGCCAGAATCAGTTTTGTTTACTAGGCATCGTTCTGCTTCTGTTCCAATTTTTCTGTGTCAACATTTCTTCCTTGGGATTCCAGTAATGTAGGTAGAATAGCTTGATTCTTCACCAGTAAAAGTTGTTTCAAAATTCAGCAATATAGtttgactttttcttttaaGACTTTGACCTATTGCACCTAACGTGTAGGTACCGCTAATTGTAAGAGCTGTGGGAGATAGAGGTCTCATAAGCCAGTTATTGGGCCCAAAATATGGTGCCATTGTGGTCTGGGGATCCTTAGGAGACAAACCTGTACTTGGGTTGCCTCCTTTGCGCAGCATCGCACAAGTCTATAACCTTGAATTTATTAATCCAGACACAAAAGTTTTTGGTGTCATTTCAAACCCAGTAGGCCATAGTAAAGGTCCCCTTCTGCACAACCCTGCTTTCAGACACACAGGATATAACGGAATTTATGTGCCTTTGCTTGTTGATAATATCAAGGAATTTTTTAGGGTATATTCAAGCAGCGATTTTGCTGGTTTCAGGTATGACTACGCTCAGCCAGGAAAAGCAGACTAAAactctttttctgttttcatgaTAGAATTCTACAGTATCTATGCACCTTAATTGACATGATTCACCTCATAAGCGAGCCAGaattcatttttctattttttggttaaaacaatGATAACTATCCACTAGGTCCCATAGTTTGCATTTTGATCTATGTGGACAATCAGTTTCATGTTCTTTCATGGCTTTTTGCAGTGTTGGAATTCCCCACAAGGAAGCAGCAGTAGGGTGCTGCGATGAAGTTGATCCCTTTGCTAAGGTGTGAAAGCtttgcaatctgtttaatttttTGTGGTTGTACCAATGTGAATGTATCCATTCAGGAAGTATTTGTCCTTCACATCATCTTAAAATAGTGTTTCCAAAGTTGATGCCCTTCAGTTGAAGTGGGTATATAGTTAAAGCTGGAGATAGATTTCAATTTCTTTATATGGGACAAGCTTGAGAAGGTTTCATGTTCTGATTTCTGATTAGTGTTCTTACTTTTAGAAGCTTAATAACATAATGGCGGACATTTGCTTTTATGTGTCATCATTGCTGCCTTGTCAGTGGATCTATGCTGTATAAGTGAGATTACTCTAGTGTCTCTAATGGGAagtttgaatgtattttctaattATGTGTAGAGTCTCTTGCATGGAATTTATAGAGTGGTGGTAGTTGGCAGGGAATGCTATATTGTGTGAAAAAAATTGATTATGAGAATAACTTATAACCATTTCAAGATGGATTGAGTCATTTAAACAACAGTGTATAATCGAAGAATAGCTTGCGGCCTTTCAGTGCGTCTATTAACCCTGTTAATTTCACATTTCCTATAATTTAACATGTTTCATCATACTTATTATATACTAGGATTCGGGAATCACGTTGATCAGAAATTCTTAAAATTCCAGAATGAAGTTCTGATTGGATATGCCTACAAAATTAGCCTCTACATACATATTCTATGGTTCattgtttaaaatttttgcGACTTATGTTGCATTTGCTATACTCCTTTCTAACTCTAATTATTCATTCACAATTAGTCTATTGGAGCTGTAAACACCATTATTCGAAGGCCTACTGATGGGAAGTTGATTGGTTACAACACAGACTGCCATGCTTGTATAACTGCAATTGAAGAAGCACTTAGAGGTACTCTTGCTTTCTTCATTGTGGTATCTATGTTAAGCTAAAACCATCAAGATT encodes:
- the LOC113749767 gene encoding bifunctional 3-dehydroquinate dehydratase/shikimate dehydrogenase, chloroplastic-like, translated to MGFRSDLLICTTLECETKEEMLAAIHRAKEEGANLVELCIDSMSFSHISEVEGLLRQRTLPSIVSFRSNFRRGRGCSSKKTGLQVLRLAVELDVEFVRVEFEMAKEEVITELMSRRSNSKIIISNYINNGGGGGTLCKEKLGNIAILLQSTGADVIQLVVDVAYITDVAPLFHLLAHSQVPLIVRAVGDRGLISQLLGPKYGAIVVWGSLGDKPVLGLPPLRSIAQVYNLEFINPDTKVFGVISNPVGHSKGPLLHNPAFRHTGYNGIYVPLLVDNIKEFFRVYSSSDFAGFSVGIPHKEAAVGCCDEVDPFAKSIGAVNTIIRRPTDGKLIGYNTDCHACITAIEEALRERQIINGQASHTSPIAGKLFVLIGAGGAGRAMAFGAKSKGARVVIFNRNFERAKALASAVSGEALPYECLDTYCAEKGMILANASAVGMQPNADQTPVPKEALKSYELVFDAVYTPRNTRLLQEAAEIGAIVVSGVEMFIRQALGQFKLFTGGLAPEDFMRKTVLEKF